In a genomic window of Pseudomonas mohnii:
- a CDS encoding MFS transporter, with protein MSSNTGKGKAIFRVVSGNFLEMFDFMVYGFYATAIAKTFFPADSAFASLMLSLATFGAGFLMRPLGAIFLGAYIDRHGRRKGLIITLALMAAGTILIACVPGYATLGVAAPLIVLFGRLLQGFSAGVELGGVSVYLAEISTPGRKGFFVSWQSASQQAAVVFAGLLGVGLNHWLSPEQMGDWGWRVPFLIGCMIVPVIFVIRRSLEETPEFQARKHRPTLREIVRSISQNFGIVIAGMALVVMTTVSFYLITAYTPTFGKAELHLSDMDALLVTVCIGLSNFFWLPVMGSVSDKIGRKPLLLAATILAILTAYPALSWLVANPSFSHLLIVELWLSFLYGSYNGAMVVALTEIMPVEVRTTGFSLAYSLATATFGGFTPAACTYLIHVLDNKAAPGIWLSAAAMLGLIATLVLFRGNKHELRTARASVAGGA; from the coding sequence ATGTCCTCTAATACGGGCAAAGGCAAGGCGATTTTTCGCGTTGTCAGCGGCAACTTCCTCGAGATGTTCGACTTTATGGTCTATGGCTTCTACGCCACAGCCATCGCCAAAACCTTCTTTCCTGCCGATAGCGCTTTTGCGTCCCTGATGCTCTCGCTGGCCACTTTCGGGGCGGGCTTCCTGATGCGCCCGTTGGGGGCGATTTTCCTCGGTGCCTACATCGACCGCCACGGTCGTCGCAAGGGGCTGATCATCACCCTGGCCTTGATGGCCGCCGGCACGATATTGATCGCCTGCGTGCCGGGCTACGCGACCCTCGGTGTCGCCGCTCCGCTGATCGTGCTGTTCGGTCGACTGCTGCAAGGTTTCTCGGCGGGGGTGGAGCTGGGGGGCGTGTCGGTGTACCTGGCGGAAATTTCCACGCCGGGACGCAAAGGGTTCTTCGTCAGTTGGCAGTCCGCCAGCCAGCAAGCCGCGGTGGTATTCGCCGGGCTGCTGGGTGTTGGCTTGAACCATTGGCTCAGCCCGGAACAAATGGGTGATTGGGGCTGGCGCGTTCCGTTCCTGATCGGCTGCATGATCGTGCCGGTGATCTTCGTGATACGTCGTTCGCTGGAAGAAACACCAGAATTCCAGGCCCGCAAGCATCGTCCAACCCTGCGCGAAATTGTCCGTTCGATCAGTCAGAATTTCGGCATCGTCATCGCCGGCATGGCGCTGGTGGTGATGACCACGGTGTCGTTCTACCTGATCACCGCCTACACCCCGACCTTTGGCAAGGCCGAACTGCACTTGTCGGACATGGATGCCTTGCTGGTCACCGTGTGCATCGGCCTCTCGAATTTCTTCTGGCTGCCGGTGATGGGTTCAGTGTCAGACAAGATCGGACGTAAACCCCTGCTGCTGGCGGCGACCATTCTGGCGATTCTCACCGCCTACCCGGCATTGTCGTGGCTGGTGGCGAACCCGAGCTTCAGCCATCTGTTGATCGTCGAACTCTGGCTGTCGTTCCTCTATGGCTCGTACAACGGCGCCATGGTGGTGGCCCTGACCGAGATCATGCCAGTGGAAGTTCGTACAACCGGCTTCTCCCTGGCCTACAGCCTGGCGACCGCGACCTTCGGCGGTTTTACCCCGGCGGCCTGTACTTACCTGATCCATGTGCTGGACAACAAAGCGGCACCGGGGATATGGCTCAGCGCTGCGGCGATGCTGGGGTTGATCGCGACGCTGGTACTGTTCCGCGGCAACAAGCACGAACTGCGCACGGCACGCGCCTCAGTGGCTGGCGGCGCCTGA
- a CDS encoding efflux transporter outer membrane subunit: protein MSLLLLGGCSLEPTYEKPDAPIDQQWPVNTAGECCKGKQAFDKDWRGFVVDDRLRQLIEMALVNNRSLRQFAASVEEARAGYDSAESGLFPTIGIDTYAGRSKLPPLVRTPGGGATAGSIANTFQATAGFTSYELDFFGRLRSQRNAAGARFEASEADYQTARLALIGEVASTWLSLKANQHLLDLAQSTYQSQDRYGQLLRKSYNLGSSARIDVHQADAQTNTAAVQVNTYRMQVAQNTNALRVLVGQPIPVGLLPTGALGEQMATLDVPAGLPSALVERRPDIMSAEAQLRAANADIGAARTAYFPTFSLTSTLGSLTGDFSRLLSGPAEFWSLALAGSLPLIDGGGRRAQVDASHARFDGQAAAYEATVQNAFREAADALNARQEMLTQVEFQKKLVGDYQEAYRQSRLRFEAGMDSYFSTMDAQRSLFDAQQKWAQLELAREINQVTLYKALGGGWSQSLKMADR, encoded by the coding sequence ATGTCTTTGCTGCTGCTCGGTGGTTGTTCGCTGGAACCGACCTACGAGAAGCCCGATGCACCCATCGACCAGCAATGGCCGGTGAACACCGCCGGTGAGTGTTGCAAGGGCAAGCAGGCGTTCGACAAAGACTGGCGCGGTTTTGTGGTCGATGACCGACTGCGTCAGTTGATTGAAATGGCCCTGGTCAACAACCGCAGCCTGCGTCAGTTCGCGGCCAGTGTCGAAGAAGCGCGGGCCGGTTATGACAGTGCCGAGTCGGGGCTTTTTCCTACCATTGGCATCGACACTTACGCCGGGCGCAGCAAGCTGCCGCCCCTGGTGCGCACGCCTGGTGGTGGCGCCACGGCCGGCAGTATCGCCAATACGTTTCAGGCCACGGCGGGCTTTACGTCCTACGAGTTGGACTTTTTCGGCCGCCTGCGCAGTCAACGCAATGCGGCGGGGGCACGCTTCGAGGCGTCCGAGGCGGACTATCAAACGGCACGGCTGGCGCTGATCGGCGAAGTCGCCAGCACCTGGTTGAGCCTCAAGGCCAATCAGCATTTGCTGGATCTTGCGCAGAGCACCTACCAATCCCAGGACCGCTACGGCCAACTGTTGCGCAAGAGCTACAACCTCGGTTCCAGTGCCCGGATCGACGTGCACCAGGCCGACGCGCAAACCAATACGGCGGCGGTGCAGGTCAACACTTACCGCATGCAAGTGGCGCAGAACACCAATGCGCTGCGGGTGCTGGTGGGACAACCGATACCGGTGGGGCTGTTGCCCACCGGGGCGCTGGGTGAGCAGATGGCGACACTGGATGTGCCGGCCGGCTTGCCCTCGGCGCTGGTTGAGCGCCGGCCGGACATCATGTCGGCCGAGGCGCAGTTACGCGCAGCCAATGCGGATATCGGCGCGGCACGCACGGCGTACTTCCCGACCTTTTCCCTGACGTCGACACTGGGCAGTCTGACTGGGGACTTTTCCCGTTTGCTCAGCGGGCCGGCCGAGTTCTGGTCGTTAGCCCTGGCGGGTTCGTTGCCCTTGATCGACGGCGGTGGCCGACGAGCACAGGTGGATGCCAGCCATGCGCGCTTCGACGGTCAGGCTGCGGCGTATGAGGCCACGGTGCAGAACGCGTTTCGTGAAGCCGCCGATGCCTTGAATGCCCGGCAGGAGATGCTCACGCAAGTGGAGTTCCAGAAAAAACTGGTGGGGGATTACCAGGAAGCCTATCGGCAGTCACGCCTGCGTTTCGAGGCAGGCATGGACAGCTACTTCTCCACTATGGACGCCCAGCGTTCGTTGTTTGATGCGCAGCAGAAGTGGGCGCAGCTGGAACTGGCTCGGGAGATCAATCAGGTGACGTTGTACAAGGCGCTGGGAGGCGGGTGGAGTCAGTCGTTGAAGATGGCAGATCGGTGA
- a CDS encoding glycosyltransferase family 2 protein yields the protein MQALDSLQLLQINFWTLAAVVLFTCLTHRDQWAARAGFGAVTALLLVNYAAWRIRDTLPDGHSGFATVWAYAFLFFEMLAIGYTLFSIVVMLCRTDHRKEADAGERRLRAQGSAVPAVDIFIATYNEGLDILEKTIIAAQAIDYPNFTIWVLDDTRRDWLRDYCAEVGVQYARRPDNSHAKAGNLNNGLRQSAAASNAPYILVLDADFAPQQPILMRTLGLFDDPKVGLVQTPQFYYNPDPIQHNLGTSACWVDEQRVFFDVFQPAKDGWDAAFCVGTSFVVRRDLITEVGGFPTGSVCEDIYTTYRLLQKGYVTRWLNERLSIGLSAEGLTEYINQRGRWCLGTIQVALLKEGPLRGSGYTLNDRLHYVHGLMHWFSKPFILMMLVSPVLYWYFGIAGFYASPVDFLAFGMPALIAFWGYGTWVTDRRTLPIFTEVTQIVASLAVTATIASAMIRPFGRPFKVTAKGIDRSRTMVHWKLFGFFFALTLFSQIGAYIAISTAASFDGNMMFNLCWTVVALIYNLATLVACVDRPRLHGEERFPFDKATGFRFGGKVLPGRLVDISLSGTSLTCAFASSIKPGLCGQVWVDKLGWLDVEVMRNHGDDRLGLRFADLDETLRRRLIARLFSDASINVVSKAEPAQAFGTLLQRSLLGEKRLAPRAPKPVKAPSYVSPARWRPVRVRSRQPSLPSLNVSHSSLWTLLLSPLRALLGQRL from the coding sequence ATGCAGGCACTGGATTCGCTGCAACTGCTGCAAATCAATTTCTGGACGCTGGCGGCGGTGGTGTTGTTCACCTGCCTGACCCACCGTGATCAATGGGCCGCGCGGGCCGGTTTCGGCGCTGTCACCGCATTATTGCTGGTCAACTACGCGGCCTGGAGAATTCGCGACACGTTGCCCGACGGCCACTCCGGATTCGCCACGGTCTGGGCCTATGCCTTCCTGTTTTTCGAGATGCTGGCGATTGGTTACACGCTGTTCTCCATCGTCGTGATGCTCTGTCGCACGGATCACCGCAAAGAGGCCGATGCCGGTGAGCGACGTCTGCGTGCGCAAGGCAGTGCGGTGCCTGCGGTGGATATCTTCATCGCCACCTACAACGAAGGCCTCGATATTCTCGAAAAAACCATCATCGCTGCCCAGGCGATCGACTACCCGAATTTCACCATCTGGGTGCTCGACGACACCCGGCGTGACTGGTTACGCGATTACTGTGCCGAGGTGGGCGTGCAATACGCGCGGCGCCCTGACAATTCCCACGCCAAGGCCGGCAACCTGAACAACGGCTTGCGCCAGTCGGCGGCCGCCAGCAATGCGCCTTACATTCTGGTGCTCGATGCCGACTTCGCGCCGCAGCAACCGATCCTGATGCGCACGCTGGGGTTGTTCGACGACCCCAAGGTCGGCCTGGTGCAAACGCCGCAGTTTTACTACAACCCCGATCCGATCCAGCACAACCTCGGCACGTCGGCCTGCTGGGTGGATGAGCAGCGGGTGTTCTTCGATGTGTTTCAGCCGGCGAAGGATGGCTGGGATGCGGCGTTTTGTGTCGGCACGTCCTTCGTGGTGCGGCGCGATTTGATTACCGAAGTCGGCGGTTTTCCTACCGGTTCGGTGTGCGAAGACATCTACACGACCTACCGCTTGTTGCAAAAAGGCTACGTCACCCGTTGGTTGAATGAGCGTCTGTCGATCGGTTTGTCCGCCGAAGGCCTGACCGAGTACATCAACCAGCGCGGGCGCTGGTGCCTGGGCACGATCCAGGTGGCACTGCTCAAGGAAGGCCCGCTGCGCGGCAGCGGCTACACGCTCAACGACCGGTTGCATTATGTGCATGGCCTGATGCACTGGTTTTCCAAGCCGTTCATTTTGATGATGCTGGTTTCGCCGGTGCTCTACTGGTACTTCGGCATCGCCGGGTTCTACGCCAGCCCGGTGGACTTCCTGGCCTTCGGCATGCCGGCGCTGATTGCCTTCTGGGGCTATGGCACCTGGGTCACCGACCGGCGCACCTTGCCGATTTTCACCGAGGTCACGCAGATCGTTGCCTCGCTGGCCGTCACCGCGACCATTGCCAGCGCCATGATCCGACCGTTCGGGCGGCCGTTCAAAGTCACCGCCAAGGGGATTGATCGCTCACGCACGATGGTGCACTGGAAGTTGTTCGGGTTCTTTTTTGCCTTGACGCTGTTTTCGCAGATCGGTGCCTACATCGCCATCAGTACCGCTGCTTCGTTTGACGGCAACATGATGTTCAATCTTTGCTGGACGGTGGTCGCGCTGATCTACAACCTGGCCACGCTGGTGGCTTGTGTCGACCGGCCACGGTTGCATGGCGAGGAACGTTTTCCATTCGATAAGGCCACGGGGTTTCGCTTCGGCGGCAAAGTCCTGCCCGGTCGCCTGGTGGACATCTCCCTCAGTGGCACGTCCTTGACCTGCGCCTTTGCGTCCTCGATCAAGCCGGGGCTGTGTGGTCAGGTGTGGGTCGACAAGCTTGGCTGGCTGGACGTGGAAGTCATGCGCAATCACGGCGACGACCGATTGGGCTTGAGGTTTGCCGACCTGGACGAAACGCTGCGGCGGCGGTTGATCGCACGGTTGTTCAGTGATGCGTCGATCAACGTCGTCAGCAAGGCGGAACCGGCGCAGGCCTTTGGCACGTTACTGCAGCGTTCCCTGTTGGGTGAGAAGCGACTGGCGCCGCGTGCGCCGAAACCGGTCAAGGCGCCGTCTTACGTCTCGCCTGCACGCTGGCGGCCGGTCCGGGTCCGTTCGCGTCAACCGTCTCTGCCGTCCCTCAATGTCAGTCACTCAAGCCTGTGGACACTGCTTCTTTCTCCCTTGCGAGCTTTGCTCGGCCAACGCTTGTAG
- a CDS encoding HlyD family secretion protein, with protein sequence MAEERSKLLSLLPRLVGLGVLGFIVWLLLSTLLMPLVSASATRAILNAPVILLTTPIDGVVSSLEVKPGMTFSQGQKIAVVENPRANQETLLTLQTRRLTLEQQLSSSTSQAEHDQRYYEELEKTSEQYQAAFHTRQLFTQKALKAENSAASARLIDAQETVERNLELFVQGAVSGAVVASSKAQLASLQGAAESVRSQLRITDGDVSAASKQVYLDPDQLRMFDLSAQMTTLKLSLENQARNRRAYQQELDNLNQLIETEQNRVKLMAGYDVVAYSPGTVQELLAPQGTLVQAGSTLLRATDCGQSYVIAVFPERMASKIDRDSVLTVKIRGLNEPLKASVVQLLSSTSDIRANTYSVPFPYAEQNSVYVVGTFASDLTDAQRAMTCNPGLWASAEVSRP encoded by the coding sequence ATGGCAGAAGAACGCTCAAAGCTATTGTCACTGTTGCCACGCCTGGTGGGGTTGGGTGTCCTTGGATTTATCGTCTGGTTACTGTTGTCGACCTTGCTGATGCCGTTGGTGTCCGCCTCGGCGACACGGGCGATTTTGAATGCGCCGGTGATTCTGTTGACCACTCCGATTGATGGCGTGGTGAGTTCGTTGGAGGTCAAGCCCGGCATGACTTTCAGTCAGGGTCAGAAAATTGCGGTAGTGGAAAATCCGCGAGCCAACCAGGAAACCCTGCTGACCCTGCAAACCCGGCGCCTGACCCTGGAGCAGCAGCTGTCCTCGTCAACCAGTCAGGCCGAGCACGATCAGCGGTACTACGAGGAACTGGAGAAAACCAGCGAGCAGTATCAGGCCGCGTTTCACACCCGCCAGTTGTTCACTCAAAAAGCGCTCAAAGCCGAAAACAGTGCGGCCAGCGCACGGTTGATAGACGCCCAGGAAACCGTCGAGCGCAATCTCGAGTTGTTCGTCCAGGGGGCTGTGAGTGGCGCGGTGGTTGCGTCGTCGAAAGCCCAGTTGGCTTCGTTGCAAGGGGCGGCGGAATCGGTGCGTTCGCAATTGCGGATCACCGACGGCGACGTCAGTGCGGCAAGCAAGCAGGTTTACCTCGATCCCGATCAACTGCGCATGTTCGATCTCAGCGCGCAGATGACCACGCTCAAACTCAGTCTGGAGAACCAGGCCCGCAACCGCCGGGCGTATCAACAGGAACTCGACAACCTCAATCAGCTGATCGAAACCGAGCAGAACCGGGTCAAGTTGATGGCCGGCTACGACGTCGTTGCCTACTCGCCCGGTACCGTCCAGGAGTTGCTGGCGCCTCAGGGCACGCTGGTGCAGGCCGGCTCGACCTTGTTGCGCGCCACCGATTGCGGACAAAGCTACGTGATTGCGGTGTTCCCCGAGCGCATGGCCAGCAAGATCGACCGCGACAGCGTGCTCACGGTGAAAATCCGTGGGTTGAATGAACCCCTCAAGGCCAGCGTGGTGCAGTTGCTGTCCAGCACGTCGGACATTCGCGCCAACACCTACAGCGTGCCGTTCCCCTATGCCGAGCAGAATTCGGTGTACGTCGTCGGCACGTTTGCCTCAGACCTGACCGACGCCCAGCGAGCCATGACCTGCAACCCAGGGTTGTGGGCCAGTGCCGAGGTGTCGCGGCCATGA
- a CDS encoding glyceraldehyde-3-phosphate dehydrogenase: MWKVPVTQKPDQCLGEWIDREALAEAMIPLIGQLYRNNNVVSSIYGRSLINRSVIAILKAHRFARHRQSDDSELSVHETFPLLKAMSELKLGAASVDLGKLAVKFKTQGNGRTVEQFVREELADVVGQQNASARKGTDVVLYGFGRIGRLLARILIEKTGGGDGLRLRAIVVRKGAENDLVKRASLLRRDSVHGPFDGTITIDEANNTITANGNLIQVIYAKNPTEVDYTQYGIKDALLVDNTGVWRDADGLGQHLACPGIDRVVLTAPGKGKLKNIVHGINHAEITADDKIISAASCTTNAIVPVLKAVNDKFGIVNGHVETVHSYTNDQNLIDNFHKGDRRGRSAALNMVITETGAATAAAKALPELAGKLTGNAIRVPTPNVSMAILNLNLEKATTRDEINEYLRQMAMHSDLHKQIDYVSSQEVVSTDFVGSRHAGVVDAEATITQDNRVVLYVWYDNEFGYSCQVVRVMEDMAGVNPPAFPR, from the coding sequence ATGTGGAAGGTTCCCGTGACTCAGAAGCCCGACCAGTGTCTTGGTGAATGGATCGACCGTGAAGCACTCGCAGAAGCGATGATTCCGCTTATCGGTCAGCTCTACCGCAATAACAACGTGGTGAGCTCGATCTATGGCCGCAGCCTGATCAATCGTTCAGTCATTGCGATTCTCAAAGCTCACCGCTTTGCTCGTCATCGTCAGTCCGACGACAGCGAGCTGTCCGTCCACGAAACATTCCCGCTGCTCAAGGCGATGAGCGAGCTCAAGCTCGGCGCCGCTTCGGTAGACCTGGGCAAGCTCGCGGTCAAATTCAAGACCCAGGGCAATGGTCGCACTGTCGAGCAGTTCGTCCGTGAAGAACTGGCTGACGTGGTTGGCCAGCAGAACGCTTCCGCTCGCAAAGGCACCGACGTGGTCCTGTACGGCTTCGGTCGTATCGGCCGTCTGCTGGCGCGCATCCTGATCGAGAAAACCGGTGGTGGCGACGGCCTGCGTCTGCGCGCCATCGTTGTCCGCAAGGGCGCCGAGAACGATCTGGTCAAGCGTGCGAGCCTGCTGCGTCGCGATTCGGTTCATGGTCCGTTCGATGGCACCATCACCATTGATGAAGCCAACAACACCATCACCGCGAACGGCAACCTGATCCAGGTTATCTACGCGAAAAACCCGACTGAAGTGGATTACACCCAGTACGGCATCAAAGACGCGCTGCTGGTGGATAACACTGGCGTATGGCGTGACGCCGATGGCCTGGGCCAGCACCTGGCCTGCCCGGGTATCGACCGCGTTGTCCTGACCGCGCCTGGCAAAGGCAAGCTGAAGAACATCGTTCACGGCATCAACCATGCCGAGATCACCGCTGACGACAAGATCATTTCGGCCGCTTCCTGCACCACCAACGCCATCGTGCCGGTGCTGAAGGCCGTGAATGACAAGTTCGGCATCGTCAACGGCCACGTTGAAACGGTTCACTCGTACACCAACGACCAGAACCTGATCGACAACTTCCACAAGGGCGATCGCCGTGGCCGTAGCGCCGCGCTGAACATGGTCATCACCGAGACCGGTGCTGCCACTGCCGCTGCCAAGGCCTTGCCTGAGCTGGCCGGCAAGCTGACCGGTAACGCGATCCGCGTTCCGACGCCAAACGTGTCGATGGCCATTCTCAACCTGAACCTTGAGAAAGCCACCACCCGCGACGAGATCAACGAGTACCTGCGCCAGATGGCCATGCACTCCGATCTGCACAAGCAAATCGACTACGTCAGCTCGCAGGAAGTGGTTTCCACCGACTTCGTTGGCTCGCGCCACGCAGGCGTTGTGGACGCTGAAGCGACCATCACCCAGGACAACCGCGTTGTACTGTACGTTTGGTACGACAACGAGTTCGGCTACAGCTGCCAGGTGGTTCGCGTGATGGAAGACATGGCCGGTGTAAACCCGCCAGCGTTCCCGCGCTAA
- the mfd gene encoding transcription-repair coupling factor encodes MPVLRLPHLPAEAGKQHWGNLPGAALSLAIAEAASAAKRFTLLLTADSQSAERLEQELSFFAPDLPVLHFPDWETLPYDLFSPHQDIISQRIASLYRLPELAHGVLVVPITTALHRLAPTRFLLGSSLVLEVGQKLDVEQMRTRLEATGYRYVDTVYEHGEFTVRGSLIDLFPMGSKLPYRIDLFDDEIETLRTFDPENQRSIDKVDSVKLLPAKEFPLQKEAVTRFKARFRERFDVDFRRCPIFQDLSSGITPAGIEYYLPLFFEETSTLFDYLPQDTQVFSLPGIEQAAENFWNDVRNRYEERRVDPSRPLLPPAELFLPVEDCFARLKNWPRVVASQQDVETGVGRERFPARELPNLAIEAKATQPLAALAGFLDQFPGRVLFTAESAGRREVLLELLERLKLRPKTVDSWPDFVAGKERLAITIAPLDEGLLLDDPALALVAESPLFGQRVMQRRRREKRADANNDAVIKNLTELREGAPVVHIDHGVGRYLGLATLEIDSQTAEFLALEYAEGAKLYVPVANLHLIARYTGSDDALAPLHRLGSETWQKAKRKAAEQVRDVAAELLDIYARRAAREGYAFADPKADYATFSAGFPFEETPDQQTTIEAVREDMLAPKPMDRLVCGDVGFGKTEVAMRAAFIAVHGGKQVAILVPTTLLAQQHYNSFRDRFADWPVTVEVMSRFKSTKEVNAAVADLAEGKIDIVIGTHKLLQDDVKIKNLGLVIIDEEHRFGVRQKEQLKALRSEVDILTLTATPIPRTLNMAVSGMRDLSIIATPPARRLSVRTFVMEQNKSTVKEALLRELLRGGQVYYLHNDVKTIEKCAADLAELVPEARIGIGHGQMRERELEQVMSDFYHKRFNVLIASTIIETGIDVPSANTIIIERADKFGLAQLHQLRGRVGRSHHQAYAYLLTPPRQQITPDAEKRLEAIANTQDLGAGFVLATNDLEIRGAGELLGDGQSGQIQAVGFTLYMEMLERAVKSIRKGEQPNLDQPLGGGPEVNLRVPALIPEDYLPDVHARLILYKRIASATDEEGLKDLQVEMIDRFGLLPEPTKNLMRITALKLQAELLGIKKVDGGPQGGRIEFAAQTPVDPLTLIKLIQSQPKRYKFEGATVFKFMVPMERAEERFNTVEALLERLIPKTA; translated from the coding sequence GTGCCCGTTCTGCGTCTACCGCATCTCCCTGCCGAGGCAGGTAAACAGCATTGGGGCAACCTGCCCGGTGCCGCCCTGAGCCTGGCCATCGCCGAGGCCGCCAGCGCGGCCAAGCGCTTTACCCTGCTACTGACCGCCGACAGCCAAAGCGCCGAACGGCTGGAACAGGAGCTGAGTTTCTTCGCCCCGGATTTGCCTGTGCTGCATTTCCCCGACTGGGAAACCTTGCCCTACGATCTGTTCTCGCCGCACCAGGACATCATTTCCCAGCGCATCGCCAGCCTGTATCGACTGCCCGAACTGGCGCACGGTGTGCTGGTGGTGCCGATCACCACCGCCCTGCACCGCCTGGCACCGACCAGATTTCTGCTCGGCAGCAGCCTGGTGCTGGAGGTCGGACAGAAGCTCGACGTCGAGCAAATGCGCACTCGCCTTGAAGCCACCGGCTACCGCTACGTCGATACCGTGTACGAGCATGGCGAATTCACGGTGCGCGGCTCGCTGATCGACCTGTTCCCGATGGGCAGCAAGCTGCCTTACCGGATCGACTTGTTCGACGACGAAATCGAAACCCTGCGCACCTTCGATCCGGAGAACCAGCGTTCCATCGACAAGGTCGATTCGGTCAAGTTGTTACCGGCCAAGGAATTCCCGCTGCAGAAAGAAGCCGTGACCCGTTTCAAGGCACGTTTCCGCGAGCGCTTCGACGTCGACTTCCGCCGCTGCCCGATCTTTCAGGACTTGAGCAGCGGGATTACCCCGGCCGGCATCGAGTACTACCTGCCGTTGTTCTTCGAAGAAACCTCAACGCTGTTCGACTACCTGCCCCAGGACACTCAAGTGTTCTCATTGCCAGGCATCGAACAGGCGGCGGAAAACTTCTGGAACGACGTGCGCAATCGCTATGAAGAGCGGCGCGTCGACCCATCCCGTCCTTTATTACCGCCCGCCGAGCTGTTCCTGCCGGTGGAAGACTGCTTTGCGCGCCTGAAGAACTGGCCACGGGTGGTCGCCAGTCAACAGGACGTGGAAACGGGCGTCGGTCGCGAACGCTTCCCTGCCCGGGAACTGCCGAACCTGGCTATCGAAGCCAAAGCCACCCAACCGCTGGCGGCGCTGGCGGGTTTTCTCGACCAGTTTCCCGGACGCGTGCTGTTTACCGCCGAATCCGCAGGCCGCCGCGAAGTGCTGCTGGAACTGCTGGAACGTTTGAAACTGCGACCGAAAACCGTCGACAGCTGGCCGGACTTTGTCGCCGGCAAGGAACGCCTGGCGATCACGATCGCGCCGCTCGATGAAGGCTTGCTGCTGGACGATCCAGCCCTGGCCCTGGTTGCCGAAAGCCCGCTGTTCGGTCAGCGCGTCATGCAGCGCCGTCGTCGCGAAAAACGCGCCGACGCCAACAACGATGCCGTGATCAAGAACCTCACCGAACTGCGCGAAGGCGCGCCGGTGGTGCATATCGATCACGGGGTCGGTCGCTACCTCGGCCTCGCCACCCTGGAAATCGACAGCCAGACCGCCGAATTCCTCGCCCTGGAATACGCCGAGGGCGCCAAGCTCTACGTACCGGTAGCCAACCTGCATCTGATCGCCCGCTACACCGGCAGCGACGATGCCTTGGCCCCGCTGCACCGCCTCGGCTCCGAGACCTGGCAGAAAGCCAAGCGCAAAGCCGCTGAACAAGTTCGCGACGTAGCGGCCGAATTGCTCGACATCTATGCGCGTCGCGCCGCCCGCGAAGGCTATGCCTTCGCCGACCCGAAAGCCGATTACGCCACTTTCAGCGCCGGTTTCCCGTTCGAAGAAACGCCCGATCAGCAAACCACCATCGAAGCGGTGCGCGAAGACATGCTCGCGCCAAAACCGATGGACCGCCTGGTGTGTGGCGACGTCGGTTTCGGCAAGACCGAAGTGGCCATGCGCGCCGCGTTCATCGCCGTGCACGGCGGCAAGCAAGTGGCGATTCTGGTGCCGACCACCCTGCTCGCCCAACAGCACTACAACAGCTTCCGCGACCGTTTCGCCGATTGGCCGGTGACCGTGGAAGTGATGAGCCGCTTCAAGTCGACCAAGGAAGTGAATGCGGCGGTGGCGGATCTGGCCGAAGGCAAGATCGACATCGTCATCGGCACGCACAAGTTGTTGCAGGACGACGTCAAAATCAAAAACCTCGGGTTGGTGATCATCGACGAAGAACACCGTTTCGGTGTGCGCCAAAAAGAACAGCTCAAGGCACTGCGCAGCGAAGTCGACATTCTCACCCTGACCGCCACACCGATTCCGCGCACGCTGAACATGGCGGTATCGGGCATGCGCGACCTGTCGATCATTGCCACGCCGCCGGCGCGTCGCCTGTCCGTGCGGACCTTCGTCATGGAACAGAACAAAAGCACGGTCAAGGAAGCCCTGCTCCGCGAGTTGCTGCGTGGCGGCCAGGTCTACTACCTGCACAACGACGTGAAGACCATCGAGAAATGCGCCGCCGATCTCGCCGAACTGGTGCCCGAGGCACGGATCGGCATCGGTCACGGGCAGATGCGCGAACGCGAGCTCGAACAGGTCATGAGCGACTTCTACCACAAGCGCTTCAACGTGCTGATCGCCTCGACCATCATCGAGACCGGCATCGACGTGCCCAGCGCCAACACCATCATCATCGAGCGCGCCGACAAGTTCGGCCTGGCGCAGTTGCACCAGTTGCGCGGCCGGGTCGGACGCAGTCACCACCAGGCGTATGCCTACCTGCTGACACCGCCGCGCCAGCAAATCACCCCGGACGCGGAAAAGCGCCTGGAAGCGATCGCCAACACCCAGGACCTCGGCGCGGGCTTCGTGCTCGCCACCAATGACCTGGAAATCCGCGGCGCCGGCGAATTGCTCGGCGATGGCCAGAGCGGACAGATCCAGGCAGTCGGTTTCACGCTGTACATGGAAATGCTCGAGCGCGCAGTGAAGTCGATCCGCAAGGGCGAACAGCCGAACCTCGACCAACCCCTGGGCGGTGGTCCGGAAGTCAACTTGCGGGTGCCGGCACTGATTCCCGAGGATTATCTGCCAGACGTCCACGCACGACTGATTCTCTACAAACGCATCGCTTCAGCTACCGATGAGGAAGGACTGAAAGATCTGCAAGTGGAAATGATCGACCGTTTCGGCCTGCTGCCGGAGCCGACCAAAAACCTGATGCGCATCACCGCCCTGAAATTGCAGGCCGAGTTGCTGGGCATCAAGAAAGTCGACGGCGGTCCGCAAGGTGGCCGTATCGAGTTCGCGGCGCAAACCCCGGTCGACCCGCTGACCCTGATCAAACTGATCCAGAGCCAGCCCAAACGCTACAAATTCGAAGGGGCCACGGTGTTTAAATTCATGGTCCCGATGGAACGCGCGGAAGAGCGCTTTAATACTGTAGAGGCGCTGCTTGAGCGCCTCATCCCGAAAACTGCTTGA